From Yersinia hibernica, a single genomic window includes:
- a CDS encoding YegP family protein, giving the protein MATGHYEIKKAKNGQYFFTLKASNGEIILTSEMYASKASTENGISSVQSNSPLENQYELKHNTKNEPYFVLKAKNHQVIGVSEFYSSETAAKNGIASVMKNGPTTIIKDLTL; this is encoded by the coding sequence GGTCATTATGAGATTAAGAAGGCAAAGAATGGACAGTACTTTTTTACGCTAAAAGCCAGTAATGGTGAAATTATTCTCACCAGTGAGATGTATGCCAGCAAGGCCTCCACTGAAAACGGCATATCATCAGTGCAAAGTAACTCCCCGCTCGAAAACCAATATGAGCTGAAGCACAACACCAAAAATGAGCCTTATTTTGTGTTGAAAGCGAAAAACCATCAGGTTATTGGTGTCAGCGAATTCTACAGCTCCGAAACTGCGGCTAAAAATGGCATTGCCTCTGTGATGAAAAATGGCCCAACAACAATCATTAAAGATTTAACGCTGTAA